The following are from one region of the Oceaniferula marina genome:
- a CDS encoding ankyrin repeat domain-containing protein — MQKISSELQQFLADLEGEAAFNDKPISCNTRSRVGDTPLHIAAIRGTLDIAYHLLDLGVDIDATGENGYTALHYAVAHERVDMVQFLVDQGCDVSIRIFDGDGDTAGDLVSYCENGDVKLQIKAILDK; from the coding sequence ATGCAAAAAATAAGCTCTGAACTTCAGCAGTTTTTGGCAGATCTTGAGGGTGAAGCCGCATTCAACGATAAGCCTATTTCGTGTAATACTAGATCTCGGGTTGGTGATACCCCATTGCATATTGCTGCAATAAGAGGAACACTAGATATCGCGTATCATCTTTTAGATCTTGGAGTTGACATTGATGCGACTGGTGAGAATGGCTATACGGCTTTGCACTATGCAGTGGCTCATGAGAGAGTAGATATGGTTCAGTTTCTTGTAGATCAGGGGTGTGATGTATCTATACGTATATTTGATGGCGATGGTGATACAGCGGGAGACTTAGTTTCTTATTGTGAGAATGGTGATGTAAAGCTACAGATCAAGGCCATACTGGACAAATAA